The Pseudomonas pergaminensis nucleotide sequence ATCGCTGGTGTTCATGGTGTCACCCTCCCAGGGTGCAGTATTGGCGTCTAACAACCATAGCCCGCTACTGCCGGAACACCATGACCGCCGGGCGGGCACGGCCTATCATGACGACACCGTGCCTTCGAGAGAACACCCAAGTGAACCGCATTGAGCACATCGGATTGATGGCCAGCTACAACCAGTGGATGAACCGCAAGCTCTACGACGCGGCCAGCACGCTGTCGGACGCGCAATTGTCGATGGACCGACAGGCTTTTTTCGGCTCGATACTCGGCACGCTCAACCACCTGGCCTTGGGCGACACGGTCTGGCTCAAGCGGTTTGCCCAGCATCCGGTGGGCTACCCGGCACTGGCTCCGTTGAGTGCCATCGCCACACCGGTCGACCTGAAGCAGGTGGCGTTTGCCAATATCCGCGAGCTTGCCACCCGGCGTGCCTGGCTGGACCAGCTCATCATCGACTGGGCCCAGAGCGTGCAAGAATCCGACCTGGATCATCGCTTGCACTACCACA carries:
- a CDS encoding DinB family protein, coding for MNRIEHIGLMASYNQWMNRKLYDAASTLSDAQLSMDRQAFFGSILGTLNHLALGDTVWLKRFAQHPVGYPALAPLSAIATPVDLKQVAFANIRELATRRAWLDQLIIDWAQSVQESDLDHRLHYHNMRGTAADKDFFSLLVHFFNHQTHHRGQATTLLTQAGLDVGTTDLLALID